The DNA segment gcacacaagtcataaatgacacgaaaaacctattccaacttccgaaattggaatccaaccccgatatcagtaaagtcaactcctggtcaaacttctcaaccttccaaacctttaattttctatttttctccAATTCACGCTGAAATGACCTACATCCATCCAAATCAACATTTGGTCAAgctcctaagaccaaaatcaccatacagagctattggaaTAGTCAAAACTTCATTCCGGAGTCATCTACCAAAAAGTTAAACTGCggttaactctttcaacttaagcctccgacttagggactatgtgtcctatttcactccaaaactcaACAGAACTAAAACCAAACAcccccgacaagtcacataaccatAACACAACATAGAGAaggcaataaataggggatcAGATCTAAAATACtcaaacgaccggtcgggtcattacatcctccccctcttagaacaaacatttgtcctcaaacaagtatagagacatacctgaagtggtgaaagatgaggataacggctacgcatatcatgatcagtatcccaagttgcctcctcgactggttgaccCCTCCACTAAGCTTTCACTAAAGCAATGCTCTTTGATCTCAACTCTCTGAAATGCCTGTCTAAAGTGGCCACCAACTCATCAACataagacaaatccttgtccaattggactgagctgaaatctaacacatggtacggatcaccgtgatactttcggagcataaaaACCTGGAATACCGGATGAATTGCAACTAGACTAGGTGGTAGTGCAAGCCTGTAGGCCACCTCACTAatcctctcaagaatctcaaaaggtccaatatacctagggctcaatttgctattcttcccgaacctcataacacccttcatgggcgaaacctggAGCAATACCCACTCTCCCACCATGAATacaacatcacaaaccttccgatccacataactcttctgcccAGATTGGGTATACGAAGCCACTCTTCAATCAATTTAACCCtttccaaagcatcttgaaccaagtcagtacccaatagcctcgccttgcccagctcaaaccaacccaccggtgaccggcaccgcctcccatacaaggcctcatatgaagccatctgaatgctcgattggtaacagttgttgtaggaaaactccataAGCAACAAGTGTTGATCCCAAGAAACCCCAAACTCCATAACAaatgcacgaagcatatcctccaatatatgaatagtgcgctcggactgtccatccgtatGAAGGttgaatgttgtactcaactcaactcgtGTGCCTAACTCACGCTGTACGGCCTTCTAGAATCGCGATGTAAATTACGTATTCCGGTCAGAGATGATGGATACTAGCATTCCATGAAGTTAGACAATCTCGCAAAAATAGACCTGAGCTagctgctctgaagaataagtagtcgccactggaatgaaatgagccaacttggtcaacctatccataatctcccatactgcatcaaacttcttctgagtccgtgggagcccaacaacgaaatccatggtaactcgctcccatttccactcgggaatctcaagCCTCTAAAGCAACCCACTTGGtcgttgatgctcatacttcacctgctgacaatttagacaccgagctacatactccATTATGTATTTCTTCATCCTTTTCCACCAATAGTGCTCCCTCAAGttctgatacatcttagcagcacacagatgaatagagtaccgcaaACT comes from the Nicotiana sylvestris chromosome 4, ASM39365v2, whole genome shotgun sequence genome and includes:
- the LOC138889729 gene encoding uncharacterized protein, whose product is MKGVMRFGKNSKLSPRYIGPFEILERISEVAYRLALPPSLVAIHPVFQVFMLRKYHGDPYHVLDFSSVQLDKDLSYVDELVATLDRHFRELRSKSIALVKA